One part of the Rutidosis leptorrhynchoides isolate AG116_Rl617_1_P2 chromosome 1, CSIRO_AGI_Rlap_v1, whole genome shotgun sequence genome encodes these proteins:
- the LOC139889900 gene encoding uncharacterized protein: MSNLFKGIYVGNNAVTISHLQYADDTILFGYWSKKNVKYCFKILKCFEIFSGLKVNFTKSCLYGIGIQNAVVENMASYCGCQVDNLPFLYLGLPKGKKMNTIRDWDSYREKFHSRLANWKVKTMLFGGRLTLIKSVLSSLPLYAFSLFHAPSCVINKLEGNQPLCDRLGRLYKLDSNRDVLVAERIMNTIADYVFNWQWTRIPTGRTLDELE, from the exons ATGTCAAACCTTTTTAAAGGAATATATGTTGGAAATAATGCAGTAACAATTTCACATTTGCAATACGCCGATGACACTATTCTATTTGGGTATTGGAGTAAGAAGAATGTAAAGTATTGTTTCAAAATTCTTAAATGTTTTGAAATCTTTTCCGGATTAAAAGTTAATTTCACAAAAAGTTGTTTATACGGTATTGGGATACAAAATGCGGTGGTGGAAAATATGGCAAGCTATTGTGGGTGCCAAGTTGACAATCTTCCATTCCTTTACCTCGGGTTGCCTAAAGGTAAGAAAATGAATACCATTCGTGATTGGGATTCTTACAGAGAAAAGTTCCATTCAAGGCTCGCAAATTGGAAAGTAAAAACGATGTTGTTCGGAGGTCGTCTCACGCTCATTAAATCGGTTCTTTCAAGTTTGCCATTGTACGCCTTCTCCCTATTCCATGCTCCTTCATGTGTCATTAACAAGCTCGAAG GGAATCAGCCTCTCTGTGATAGACTTGGTAGATTATACAAACTTGATTCAAACAGAGATGTATTGGTAGCAGAGAGGATCATGAACACTATTGCAGATTATGTCTTCAACTGGCAATGGACGCGTATTCCAACTGGTCGCACACTCGATGAATTGGAGTAA
- the LOC139889904 gene encoding uncharacterized protein, with the protein MKVMSLNIRGFGSLAQKDNKIGWFKRLRFKESPEIVLIQESKCNIVSDSWIEMIWGSSNFSYIQKPKVGKLGGLLLIWDPRIFVVSEAVEKEHFLAVKGKWNSNIEWVLCGDFNEVWDKDERQNCQFKASQAKLFNKFIDENKLIDVPLIGKRFTTICENGQKFSKLDRFLVNDLFLQSWGDVAVTSLDRNTSDHCPILLKDGNNDFGPKPFKFFD; encoded by the exons ATGAAGGTTATGAGCCTAAATATTCGTGGTTTTGGTAGTCTAGCTCAAAAGGATAACAAGATAGGTTGGTTTAAAAGATTAAGGTTCAAGGAATCTCCTGAAATCGTTTTAATCCAAGAATCCAAATGTAATATTGTATCAGATAGTTGGATAGAGATGATCTGGGGTTCGTCAAATTTCAGTTACATTCAAAAACCGAAAGTAGGCAAGTTAGGTGGACTCCTTTTGATATGGGACCCGAGAATTTTTGTAGTTTCAGAGGCTGTTGAAAAAGAACATTTTTTAGCAGTCAAAGGAAAGTGG AATTCTAATATCGAATGGGTCCTATGTGGTGATTTCAACGAGGTTTGGGATAAAGACGAAAGGCAAAATTGTCAATTTAAAGCAAGCCAGGCTAAACTATTTAACAAATTCATCGATGAAAACAAGCTCATTGACGTTCCATTGATAGGCAAAAGGTTCACTACAATTTGTGAGAATGGTCAAAAATTCAGTAAATTGGATCGTTTTTTGGTTAATGATCTTTTCTTGCAATCATGGGGCGACGTAGCAGTAACATCACTCGATAGGAACACGTCTGACCATTGTCCCATTTTGTTAAAAGACGGGAATAATGATTTCGGACCAAAACCTTTCAAGTTTTTCGATTAA